One window of Hujiaoplasma nucleasis genomic DNA carries:
- a CDS encoding branched-chain amino acid ABC transporter permease translates to MSLSTIITLLFSSLRLGSIVALAALGIVLIFRTSKATNFAQGTIGTMNAYVAAYFTMVKGYHWLVAVSLALVAAFITGIVIDKLFIRPAKKANIVGKQILTFGIIMILTGIMNFDKGIFKDLFPSVPIRPEPLFPISLRVNILGAGIEVNTIFIFTVTLVLLAFVFWFIQKTKWGLATRVTASSEETAMLMGVPTKTVTMFSWAFAAMLGALAGIFLSSRVAMDPLLLVSVQVGAFFAGVFGGFTTFHGPVIAAYLIGFVINISSYFTSSVLRKDALYAEVAVYLLILVILYFKPYGLFGKKPTRKV, encoded by the coding sequence ATGTCATTATCTACAATTATAACCTTGCTCTTTAGCAGTTTAAGGTTGGGGTCAATCGTAGCTTTAGCAGCCCTTGGAATTGTGCTTATATTTAGAACTTCTAAAGCAACAAATTTTGCGCAGGGTACAATTGGAACCATGAATGCTTATGTGGCAGCTTATTTTACAATGGTCAAAGGATATCACTGGTTGGTTGCTGTTTCACTGGCTTTAGTCGCTGCCTTTATTACTGGAATTGTGATTGATAAATTATTTATTAGACCTGCAAAGAAAGCGAATATTGTCGGCAAACAAATTTTAACCTTTGGTATCATTATGATATTAACTGGAATTATGAATTTTGATAAAGGGATATTTAAAGATTTATTTCCTTCAGTACCCATTAGGCCAGAACCATTATTTCCGATTTCTTTAAGGGTTAATATTTTAGGTGCTGGTATCGAAGTGAACACCATATTTATTTTCACAGTTACTTTGGTTTTATTGGCATTTGTTTTCTGGTTTATACAAAAAACAAAATGGGGTTTGGCAACGCGAGTTACTGCTTCAAGTGAAGAAACTGCAATGTTGATGGGTGTTCCAACGAAAACTGTGACCATGTTTTCATGGGCATTTGCTGCTATGCTAGGCGCACTTGCGGGGATATTCTTATCTTCTCGAGTGGCAATGGATCCGTTATTACTTGTAAGTGTTCAAGTTGGGGCTTTTTTTGCCGGTGTTTTTGGAGGTTTCACAACTTTCCATGGTCCAGTAATTGCTGCATATTTAATTGGATTTGTCATTAATATATCGAGTTATTTTACATCAAGTGTTTTGAGAAAAGATGCTTTGTATGCTGAGGTTGCTGTTTATTTATTGATATTAGTTATTTTATATTTTAAACCGTATGGTTTGTTTGGTAAAAAACCAACTAGAAAGGTTTAG
- a CDS encoding 3-oxoacyl-ACP synthase: MNKPKVGIVGTGIYIPDQWMTASEIAEKTNGVWAEEAVVEKLGIKKKSIPGDNDGTQEMGVRAALNALENTGMDPLDIDVIIGVGEEWKEYPLTTSALYIQDKIGAKNAWGIDVANRCCTTVSAMKMAKDMLIADDDVHVVMVVGGYRNGDFVDFTDKHMSMMYNLGAGGGAIILKKNYGKNLLLGSHVIADGSLARTAGVEIGGIVNPITKENVDVAYKSLRLMDPVKMKNRLNEVSMPNWFECIDKALEKSGKERKDIDYLAILHIKRSGHQYMLDELGLREDQTIYLEDYGHIGQVDQILSLHKALEEKKVKDGSVVCMIAAGIGYVWAANIIQWGNTQH; this comes from the coding sequence ATGAATAAACCTAAGGTGGGAATCGTAGGTACAGGTATATATATTCCTGATCAATGGATGACAGCTTCTGAAATCGCTGAAAAAACCAATGGGGTTTGGGCTGAAGAAGCTGTAGTTGAAAAGTTAGGGATTAAAAAGAAAAGCATTCCAGGAGATAATGATGGCACCCAAGAAATGGGTGTCAGAGCGGCTTTGAATGCTTTAGAAAATACAGGAATGGATCCATTGGACATTGATGTCATTATTGGTGTAGGTGAAGAATGGAAAGAGTATCCATTAACCACTTCAGCCTTATACATTCAAGATAAAATTGGTGCGAAAAACGCTTGGGGTATTGATGTTGCTAATCGTTGTTGTACAACTGTTTCAGCTATGAAAATGGCTAAAGATATGTTGATCGCTGATGATGATGTACATGTGGTTATGGTTGTTGGTGGTTATAGAAACGGTGATTTCGTTGACTTTACTGACAAGCATATGTCAATGATGTATAACCTTGGCGCAGGTGGTGGTGCCATCATCTTAAAGAAGAATTATGGCAAGAATTTACTATTGGGTTCACATGTGATTGCTGATGGTTCATTAGCGAGAACAGCTGGTGTAGAAATTGGTGGTATTGTAAACCCTATCACAAAAGAAAATGTTGATGTGGCTTATAAATCTCTGAGATTGATGGATCCTGTGAAAATGAAAAATCGTTTAAATGAAGTGTCTATGCCTAATTGGTTTGAATGTATTGATAAAGCTTTAGAGAAATCTGGTAAAGAAAGAAAAGATATAGATTATTTAGCCATTCTTCATATTAAAAGATCAGGTCATCAATATATGCTAGATGAACTTGGATTAAGAGAAGATCAAACCATATATTTAGAAGATTATGGTCATATTGGTCAAGTCGATCAAATTTTATCTTTACATAAGGCTTTAGAAGAGAAGAAAGTGAAAGATGGGTCAGTGGTTTGTATGATCGCTGCTGGTATTGGTTATGTATGGGCAGCGAATATCATCCAATGGGGAAATACACAACATTAA
- a CDS encoding beta-ketoacyl-ACP reductase, which yields MKLKDKIAVVTGGAQGIGQEISLALANEGAKVIAVDMGELKYEHENVEGYKLNITDTEGCKKFYDQTIEKYGRIDILVNNAGITRDSMTRKMTDEQWDLVIDVNLKGVFNLTRYIGPQMEAIGGGSIINISSVVGVFGNIGQANYSATKAGVLGLTMTWAKEFARKGVPVRVNAIAPGYVMTDILKTVPQDLLDQFAGLTMLKRLGQPEEIAKVALFLASDDASYITGQTINVNGGMRL from the coding sequence ATGAAATTAAAAGATAAAATCGCTGTTGTTACAGGTGGAGCTCAAGGTATTGGGCAAGAAATATCATTAGCTTTAGCCAATGAAGGTGCTAAAGTCATCGCTGTCGATATGGGCGAATTAAAATATGAACACGAAAATGTTGAAGGCTATAAGTTAAATATTACAGATACTGAAGGCTGTAAAAAATTCTATGATCAAACCATAGAAAAATATGGTCGTATTGATATATTGGTCAATAATGCTGGTATTACTAGAGATTCTATGACAAGAAAAATGACTGATGAACAATGGGACTTGGTTATTGATGTTAACTTAAAAGGTGTCTTTAATCTAACCAGATATATTGGACCACAAATGGAAGCTATTGGTGGAGGATCAATCATCAATATATCTTCTGTAGTGGGTGTCTTTGGTAATATCGGTCAAGCCAATTATTCAGCGACTAAAGCCGGTGTATTAGGTTTAACCATGACTTGGGCTAAAGAATTTGCAAGAAAAGGTGTTCCTGTAAGAGTGAATGCTATTGCACCTGGATATGTGATGACAGATATTTTAAAAACAGTACCTCAAGACTTATTAGACCAATTCGCTGGATTAACCATGTTAAAACGTTTAGGTCAACCTGAAGAAATAGCAAAAGTTGCTTTATTCTTAGCGAGTGATGATGCTTCATATATTACTGGTCAAACAATCAATGTTAACGGTGGTATGAGATTATAA
- a CDS encoding acetyl-CoA C-acetyltransferase codes for MKKKVFIVGAKRSPIGAFLGSLKDVHPREMGAQVLKELLDETKVPVEKISEVIVGNILPANLGQGIARQISMTAGIPETVPAYSLNMVCGSGMKTMMNAYMGIQAGFSDIVVAGGVESMSGAPFLVDGSIRSGRKMGHMEMKDHMLYDALTDAFGDMHMGITAENIADKYQITREEQDAFAYESQQRAIKAIDQGKFKDEIVPIKIQTRKGQIIFDTDEYPNRSTTPEILGKLRTAFKKDGSVTAGSSSGINDGASFTIIASEEAVKKYNLNVLAEIVDIGQGGVDPNYMGMGPVPAIRHLLNNANMSLKDVDLIELNEAFASQSLGVIHELVEEHGVKKEDILNKTNVNGGAIALGHPVGVSGNRIVVTLIHEMIKRDLKTGLASLCIGGGMGTAILIKR; via the coding sequence ATGAAAAAGAAAGTTTTTATTGTTGGGGCTAAAAGAAGTCCTATTGGTGCATTCTTAGGATCTTTAAAAGATGTTCATCCAAGAGAAATGGGTGCTCAAGTTTTAAAAGAATTATTAGATGAAACAAAAGTACCTGTTGAAAAAATTTCTGAAGTGATTGTTGGTAATATTTTACCTGCAAATCTAGGCCAAGGTATTGCTCGTCAAATATCAATGACCGCAGGAATTCCTGAAACAGTACCTGCTTATTCATTAAATATGGTTTGTGGTTCAGGTATGAAAACGATGATGAATGCTTATATGGGTATCCAAGCCGGTTTTTCTGATATCGTCGTTGCTGGTGGTGTAGAGTCTATGTCTGGGGCTCCTTTCTTGGTAGATGGTTCTATAAGAAGCGGAAGAAAAATGGGGCATATGGAAATGAAAGATCATATGTTATATGATGCTTTAACTGATGCTTTTGGTGATATGCATATGGGTATCACTGCTGAAAATATCGCTGATAAATATCAAATCACTAGAGAAGAACAAGATGCTTTTGCTTATGAGTCTCAACAAAGGGCTATTAAAGCTATTGACCAAGGTAAGTTTAAAGATGAAATTGTTCCAATTAAAATTCAAACTAGAAAAGGTCAAATCATTTTTGATACTGATGAATATCCGAATCGTTCAACAACTCCTGAAATATTAGGTAAATTAAGAACTGCTTTTAAAAAAGATGGTAGTGTTACTGCTGGTTCATCTTCTGGTATTAATGATGGGGCTTCATTCACTATTATTGCCAGTGAAGAAGCAGTTAAGAAATATAACTTAAATGTCTTGGCTGAAATTGTTGATATTGGTCAAGGTGGGGTAGATCCTAATTATATGGGTATGGGTCCTGTACCTGCTATTAGACATTTATTAAATAATGCTAATATGTCTTTAAAAGATGTTGATTTAATTGAATTGAATGAAGCCTTTGCTTCACAATCATTAGGAGTTATTCATGAATTAGTTGAAGAACATGGTGTGAAAAAAGAAGATATCTTAAATAAAACCAATGTGAATGGTGGTGCCATTGCTTTAGGACATCCTGTTGGAGTTTCTGGTAATAGAATCGTTGTAACTTTAATTCATGAAATGATCAAAAGAGATTTAAAAACTGGTTTAGCTAGTTTGTGTATTGGTGGCGGTATGGGAACTGCTATCTTAATTAAACGATAA
- a CDS encoding TetR/AcrR family transcriptional regulator: protein MKETFRRAKTKVGEKSFNKIIKAGKQLFAKSGYHSTSINDIIAKANVAVGTYYIYFNSKLALYHYLLDEYQEKIRQAARIATKDLTSRKDIERAGLKAFIMYVIKEPLAYKLIWESLFVDQKLFIDYYSTFSKSYVQNLQKYGDVREDIDLETVSYILMGIANFVGLQILFKNKANEKDVDFVVEESMKLLDKGLFK, encoded by the coding sequence ATGAAAGAAACTTTTAGACGCGCAAAAACTAAAGTCGGTGAAAAATCATTTAATAAAATAATCAAAGCTGGTAAACAGCTTTTTGCTAAGTCTGGATATCATTCGACTTCAATCAATGATATTATTGCCAAAGCCAATGTGGCTGTAGGCACTTACTACATATATTTCAATTCTAAATTAGCTCTTTATCATTACCTTTTAGATGAATACCAAGAAAAAATTAGACAAGCTGCTAGAATCGCCACTAAAGATTTAACATCAAGAAAAGACATCGAGAGAGCCGGTCTAAAAGCCTTCATTATGTATGTGATAAAAGAACCACTAGCCTATAAACTCATTTGGGAATCATTATTTGTTGATCAAAAATTATTCATTGACTATTATTCAACTTTCTCAAAATCATATGTTCAAAATCTACAAAAATACGGTGATGTTAGAGAAGACATCGATTTAGAAACAGTATCTTATATACTTATGGGTATTGCTAATTTTGTTGGTTTACAAATTCTCTTTAAAAACAAAGCAAATGAAAAAGATGTTGATTTTGTTGTTGAAGAATCCATGAAATTATTAGACAAAGGTTTATTTAAATAA
- a CDS encoding bifunctional diguanylate cyclase/phosphodiesterase produces the protein MNILYTLEQTVGQAKPYEIVVAILIVVISTAALFFLYRNVINHLRMERKERQAINKETKAIKEKKEFKLFSKNKIVTSSNLKDRINEDIKQTKEGDLRILYSIDIDDFRQLVEKYDQKTIDKITSEMDKRLNKFSDQKNISGHLEKDKFLYYYMGQVNNEVIAQLGDQLLSVVNEPLKVDDISVTASIGVVVFPYDGIDADGLLKNADLAVYVAKKEGKARYHLYSQDLIEKERFNISYYEEIKNAIDNEEFLLYYQPIVDVKTGKIIGLESLLRWQHPEMGILPPGKFLNVMDLTGDITWFGLWGFERVVKKYSDWLKEFRIRQLFISINLSPKQLYIDDLARKFYDLTSKYGMKPDNFAFEVLDYFSINKNHVAMTNLHEFRKYGFRVAIDDNGDNFELADHMQDVAANIYKIPRNDLLMVMDNDPLSEDIYRVVKAAKDNHKIVIAEGVENTEMIKKMSEWGVRFMQGFYFSQPVDVDTAKEMVRKSPWNMDTFDEYTK, from the coding sequence ATGAACATCTTATATACTTTAGAACAAACGGTTGGACAAGCTAAACCATATGAAATTGTGGTGGCTATTTTAATCGTGGTTATATCAACTGCAGCTTTATTTTTCTTATATAGAAATGTTATTAACCATTTACGTATGGAAAGAAAAGAAAGGCAAGCCATCAACAAAGAAACCAAGGCCATTAAAGAAAAGAAGGAATTTAAATTATTTTCTAAAAATAAAATTGTGACTTCATCAAATTTAAAGGATAGAATTAATGAAGATATCAAACAAACCAAAGAAGGGGACTTAAGAATCCTATATAGTATTGATATTGATGATTTTAGACAATTGGTTGAAAAATATGACCAAAAAACCATTGATAAGATTACCAGCGAAATGGATAAGCGATTAAATAAGTTCTCTGATCAAAAGAATATTTCTGGACACTTAGAAAAAGATAAATTTCTTTATTATTACATGGGACAAGTCAACAATGAAGTCATTGCTCAATTGGGTGACCAACTATTATCGGTTGTTAATGAACCTTTAAAAGTTGATGATATCTCTGTGACAGCGTCCATAGGTGTTGTGGTTTTCCCTTATGATGGGATTGACGCAGATGGTTTGTTAAAAAACGCAGATCTAGCAGTTTATGTTGCTAAAAAAGAAGGTAAGGCGAGATATCACTTATATTCACAAGACTTAATTGAAAAAGAAAGATTTAATATTTCTTATTATGAAGAAATTAAAAATGCCATTGATAATGAAGAATTTTTACTATATTATCAACCTATCGTAGATGTTAAAACAGGAAAGATTATAGGTTTAGAATCCTTACTTAGATGGCAACATCCTGAAATGGGAATTTTACCTCCTGGTAAGTTCTTAAATGTCATGGATTTAACCGGAGATATTACTTGGTTTGGTCTGTGGGGCTTTGAGAGAGTGGTTAAGAAATACAGTGATTGGTTAAAAGAGTTTAGGATTAGGCAATTATTTATTTCTATTAATTTAAGTCCTAAGCAATTATATATTGATGATTTGGCTAGAAAGTTTTATGATTTAACCAGTAAATATGGTATGAAACCAGATAATTTTGCATTTGAAGTTCTTGATTATTTTTCAATTAACAAAAATCACGTAGCCATGACTAATTTACATGAATTTAGAAAATATGGTTTTAGGGTAGCTATTGATGATAATGGAGATAATTTTGAATTGGCTGATCATATGCAAGATGTTGCGGCAAATATCTATAAGATTCCAAGAAATGACTTATTAATGGTTATGGATAATGATCCCTTATCAGAAGATATATACAGGGTAGTTAAAGCAGCTAAAGACAATCATAAGATTGTTATTGCTGAAGGTGTAGAGAATACTGAGATGATTAAAAAGATGTCTGAATGGGGTGTTAGGTTCATGCAAGGCTTTTATTTCTCACAACCTGTAGATGTGGATACTGCTAAAGAGATGGTTAGGAAAAGTCCATGGAATATGGATACATTCGATGAATATACAAAATAG